In one Choloepus didactylus isolate mChoDid1 chromosome 1, mChoDid1.pri, whole genome shotgun sequence genomic region, the following are encoded:
- the LOC119525976 gene encoding 60S ribosomal protein L7-like, whose amino-acid sequence MAQSKEQSYTSVKIQLSGTMKGVEDKKKVLAVLETLKKKQRNFAKLNIKHLRKKFAQKMLRKARRKLIYEKAKHYHKDYRQMYRTEIRMVRMARKAGNFYVPAESKLAFVIRIRGINGVSPKVRKVLQLLRLRQIFNGTFVKPNKASINMLRIVEPYIAWGYPNLKSVNELVYKRGYGKINKKQTALTDSSLIA is encoded by the coding sequence atggcccagtcaaaggaacaaagttataCCTcagttaagatacagttgagtGGAACCATGAAGGGTGTTGAAGATAAGAAGAAGGTTCTGGCTGTGCTGGAAACCCTCaagaaaaagcaaaggaattTTGCCAAACTGAATATCAAGCACTTGAGAAAGAAGTTTGCCCAAAAGATGCTTCGAAAGGCAAGGAGGAAGCTTATCTATGAAAAAGCCAAGCACTATCACAAGGACTATAGGCAAATGTACAGAACTGAGATTCGAATGGTTAGAATGGCAAGAAAAGCTGGCAACTTCTATGTACCTGCGGAATCCAAATTGGCATTTGTCATCAGGATCAGAGGTATCAATGGCGTGAGCCCAAAGGTCCGAAAAGTGTTGCAACTTCTTCGCCTTCGCCAAATCTTCAATGGCACCTTTGTTAAGCCCAACAAGGCCTCAATTAACATGCTGAGGATTGTGGAACCATATATTGCATGGGGGTACCCGAACCTGAAGTCAGTAAATGAACTAGTCTATAAGCGTGGTTATGGCAAAATCAATAAGAAGCAGACTGCCTTGACAGATAGCTCTCTGATTGCATGA